Genomic segment of Triticum aestivum cultivar Chinese Spring chromosome 6A, IWGSC CS RefSeq v2.1, whole genome shotgun sequence:
TGCTTTAAATGTCACGTGCACATTGACCGACACTCCTCAAGTCCCCCTCCACAGTCTCCCCGCCTCCGCCTCGGTGACAAAACCATTGGGCAATCGCCAGCTCCGCTTCCCCTCACCCATCCATCTTCCTCGATTCCGTCCTCCAGATCCATCGGATTCCTGCCGCCGCTCTCTGCTCCCCGCCTTGCAACTTGCTGCGCCGACGGCGACGGGAGCCAGCGACAGACAAAAAAGCCATTCCTGCCGCTGGTCCTAGGCCAGAGTGGGGTCGGCTTCATCCCTTCCTTCCGTTGCTGGTAAGGAACCCCACTCGGTCGGACGGATCATCCCCATGAGTACGTTTCGTTCTTAGCTCATTTGACAATCGACCGCTTTCATTTAAAGCATGTCGATCAATTATACTCATAGTGGAGGTACATTAGCTCATCCGACACAACAACCCTCATGGAAAAACCTCCAACCGGCATGCTAAAGCTCAATGTTGATGCGTCCTTTTCGTACGAGGACGGTTCTACAACTTGTGAAGCCATTGTTCACAAGGGCATAGGCAGGCCTCAGGCTGCCAGGGCCATGGCCCGAGGCTCAACAAGCAATCCCTTCGTTGATTGTAGCAACAGTGATCATTGTAGATGCAAGGCTAGCCTGGGCTTGGGTGGATCCTCGCTTCGGCACTGGTTGTTCGGAATGACCAAGTGGATTTCATTGCAGCACATAACCTGCATATTGGATTGACCATCGATCCTCAAACCGTGGAGGCCATGGTGCTTAAGTGAGGCATGGAGCTATTTCGAATATCCGAGTTTGGTACCTCATGACGCAGTCTATTGTGTGGAGCTGGTGAACTTTATGAATGGGGGAGCTCATGCTTCTACCGCGGCTGCTCCAATCATTGAAGATGAGAAAATTATTATCGAGCATTATATGTGTGCCATAAATAGTGTTGCCCATGAGCTAACGAGCACGGCAAGGGTTCATCCTCCGTCATTGTGGATGGATAACCCACCTCAATCAATCCGTGGATTGATTGTTGACGATGTTTCTCTGTTTGATTGAGTTGATCGAAATAAAGCTAGCGCATTatctaaaaaactaaaaaataaaaaaatagaaatggGACTTTTTATTGTCTGCCTATCCGTTGAACATTTCGGAGCGCAACTAACGAACCTTGGACATTTCGGAGCCCCTCCATTCCATACCCCGCACCCCCCGGCCCCACCAACCCAGTTGCTTTTAATATTACGTGCACATTGACCGACACTCCTCAAGTCCTCCTCCGCAGTCTCCTCGCCTCCGCCTCGGCGACAAAACCATCGGGCAATCGTCAGCTccgtctcccctcccctcccctcgcccATCCGCCCTCCCCGATTCCCACCCTCAGATCCATCGGACTCCCGCCGCCGCTCTCCGCTCTCCGCTCCCCGCCTCGCGACCTGCTGCGCCGGCGGCGCCGGGAGCGAGCGAGCGGCAGACAAAAAGCCATTCCCGCCGCTGGTCCTGGGCCGGGGTGGGGCCGGCTTCGTCCCTTCCTTCTGCTGCTGGTAGGTAAGGAACCCTAGCTCGATCGGACGGATCATCCCCGCGAGCGCGTTTCGTTGTTGGGGGTTCTTCCATCTTTGCTCTGCTGTGGTGGCATTGAGCAGCCGGGCCGCGAATCGTTCGCAGCTTGCTCGCTTCGTCCGCGGCTCCGTTAGGCTCTTCCTCTGCAGCGCGCGGGATCAATCGGAGTTTACTTCGTCTAGGTTAGATCGATCACAGTTTTTGCGATGGGATTTGGTGCCCAGGTTCGAGCGCGGCTTGTTTTCCTGAATTTTGCGGGAATCCAACTAAACCCCCAAACCCCACGCTCGGCCCGCCCCTGCTTCGCCAATAATAGAGGGCGTTGCATTTCTTTTCGGAACGAATAAACAGGGCAGGTGAAGAATCGTAGCGGGTGTAGAGCTCGGGGGAAATGTACGTCCCTGATTGTTTTATCGACAATTTTTTGGGGTTCGCCTATTTTTTGCCGTTCGCCTATTTTTTGCCGTTGACCTTTTTAGCAGTTCTTGGTTTCTTGCTTTACCCGAGCTGTCTGTTTGCTAGTGCCTGATGAAGTGGGATTTCTGTtcttttgtcggcatgtttatgcTACTGCATTGTGATAGGATTTATGCCACTGCAGTTCTTAGTTTTGGGTGAAACCGTTGCATACGGATCTACTTAGTTTTGGGTGAAACCGTTTGATTGTTTATGTATTTATTACTAGTACCAGTGTTTGACATTCCTTACTTCTTTATTAGTTTAGAGATCCAAATAAAACAACTCAAATGTAAAACTGCAACATGGATTTCTTCCTAAATACGTAGAAGACCTGACATATATCTGCAGATCTGTCTATGCTTTCCAGTGGCTGACTGTTTTTTTATCATGATTATGCCCTCATGTAGTTTTGGTATGCACCATCACCATGGGCGGCAAGACTATTCAGGTGTCAGGGTTTCCTTCAACTGTCAATGCTGACCATGTCAAGGATTTGTTGGAAAAAATTGTTGGTACTGGCAACGTCTTTGCGATCAAGCTCAGGCCTCCAAAGAACATCTCTGCAAACTCAAAATCTTTTGCCATTGTTCAGTTCCAGTCTGAGGCACATGCTTCGCTGGTGTTGAATGCGGCCCGACGGAATGCACTTAGGAGTGGAAGTAATCATCTGAAGGCCCGATATGCAGAGCGTGACATTGTTCCAAGACCGAGAACTACGATTTTTAATCTACAGGATGCAACACTGCATTTTGGCTGCCTTCTGAGGGAAAAAGTTCTATCTGTTCTGTGGAGCGGAACAAATGTTTCCGTTGAGTTTGGATTTGCTATGAAGAGGATTGACTTTTGCCTGATCTACAACTCGAAGAAATACAAACTTGAACTCTCCTATGAGAGCATATGGGAGATCCAGCTTCATCGTCCACCTGGGTTGCAAAAAAAGTTCCTTCTGATTCAGGTATGTTGGTTGTACAACACATGTATATGTATGCTTGACATGCTTTTCATGAATTCATAGTAGTATTTTTACTTgcatatcatttttccttttctgttgctGCGAATTGTAGAGTACAGTATAAGTACATTACTGTGTTCACATTGTTTTCAAGTGTATAACTATTGTCTTCATATTACAGCTTCTGCATGACAGATgtaattttgtttttgtaaatattaaAATAGTTTACACATGTTTCTTCTGCTTGTCAACTTGTGCCAGAAACAATATAATTGCTACATTTCACTTTGTTGCCTTTTGGTCATTGATCATTTGCTGTATTTGGAATGCTGGAGCCTGGAGGTGCACTTGAATTTTGTAGAGTTCAGCCTTGCTGTTAGTGTTTGCTCTTTCTTGATTCTTCTGTTATATATATACTGGGAAAATGTTTATGTGTTGTTAAGTGTACAACAATAATTCTCTAGAGTACTGATAAAGTGATAATCAATCTAtataaagttatgctagttgattTTTAATTTATAGCCCAAGATGATGGGATGGGAACACCAATTGCTATAATACAGTTTCCATTATTTCCTCAATGGTTGCATGCATCTTTAAATGCCGATCAACATCTGTAACCATTTTTAAGTTACATCTAGTTGTTTCTGTTTATTGAAAGCTCAGAGATTTTTGTTAACCTCAGTTGGAGAAATGTATCCGTTTCTCAGGTTCAGGCTGCTCCGAAAATTTACGAACAAAATATACGCCGTTCTGGTTCTATGTACGATGATCCTTTATTCAACTATTCTAGGGATGATACAGATGACCAGTGGACCAGAACAACTGATTTTACCCCATCAGCCAGCATTGGGCAATCATATATCCTATGTCTGGAGCTACCACATATTTGTTATCTCCCGAACATCCGAGAGTACTTTGTTTACTATGAAGTACACGATGACGTCTTCCATCTCCAGCATGGACATTCATATTCAAGCAATACTTGCTTTGTTCCAGTTGTGAAATCTCATCATTTCACTGATGTCCCCTACGAGATACTCTTTAAGATCAACCACTTGGTTCAGAATGGGACACTTAGTGGGCCAACACTTGATGACAACTTCTACCGTCTGGTCAGCCCAGGATATGAATGTATTGACCATATAAAGCGTGCACTTGAAAAGATGTCATACCTAAAAAAGACTTGTTTGAATCCAACAAAGTGGTTATCTGAACAATACAAAAAAAATCGAAGATCACGCTACATGTTAAAATCACCAAACATAACCCTGGATGATGATGGGTTGGTATATGTCTACAGGGTGCAAATTACCCCTGCGAAAGTGTACTTTTATGGTCCTGAGATTAATGTCTCGAATCGTGTTGTACGGCATTACGCTGCTGATTTGGATAACTTCCTTCGGATTTCGTTTGTTGATGAGGACTGTGAGAAGCTTCGTTCAACTGATTTATCACAACGCTCTGCTCCAGGAAATAATACAAGGAGGACTGCTCTTTATAACAGAGTTCTTTCGGTCCTTTCAAATGGCATCACTATCGGTGACAAGCACTTTGACTTTCTGGCTTTTTCTTCAAGCCAGCTCCGAGATAACTCTGCATGGATGTTTGCTTCTCGAACGGGGTTATCTGCCAGTGACATCAGGGAGTGGATGGGGGACTTCCGTAATATTAGAAATGTGGCAAAGTATGCTGCAAGGCTTGGCCAGTCTTTTAGTTCCTCAACAGAAACTTTGAAAGTGCATAAGTACGAGGTGAAAGAAGCTCCAGATGTAACAAACGGAACAAAGTATGTATTCTCGGATGGAATTGGAACCATTTCAGCTGATTTTGCAGATGAAGTGTCTAAGAAGTGCAACTTGACCTGCTTTACTCCCTCCGCTTTTCAAATAAGGTATGGAGGTTACAAAGGTGTTGTCGCTATTGATCCAACATCACGCTGGAAACTATCTTTAAGAAAAAGTATGTCAAAGTTTCAGTcagaaaacatcacacttgatgtcCTTGCATACAGCAAGTACCAGCCATGTTTCCTGAACCGGCAGTTAATCACTCTTCTTTCGACACTCGGAGTCAGAGATAGCATATTTGAACTGAAGCAACAAGAAGCTGTGAAGCAGTTGAACAGAATGGTAGCTGAACCACAAGCTGCTATTGATGCAATTGAGCTTATGCCCATGGGTGAGGTTACAAATGTTGTTAAAGAGTTGCTGTTATGTGGCTACCAGCCGGATCTTGAACCATATGTTTCTATGCTTCTACAAACCTTTAGAGCATCCAAGCTGCTAGAATTGAAAACGAGGTCAAGGATATTTGTCCCAAAAGGGCGAGCAATGATGGGATGCCTGGATGAAACCCGCACACTGGAGTATGGACAGGTATTCATTCAAGTTTCTAATAGTGCAGATAACCGTGGAAAGTCCATCGTAACTGGAAAAGTTGTCGTTGCCAAAAACCCTTGCATCCACCCTGGTGATATCCGTATTCTCCAGGCTGTTCAAAGTCCTCTTTTGGGCCACATGGTTAACTGTGTTGTCTTTCCACAGCTGGGGCCAAGGCAAGTATTTAGTAATGCATTCTTCTATGTTTTCCAGTAACTTTTTTTTAGCAAAATCTCATTTCTGGAATAATGTTCTTTCTGATTTGGTAGAAAGCATCAGTTGAAAGTGAAATAGCTTTGTACATTTAAATCGAAGAACCTTTTGCTAGTGAAGTTTAGGCGCTCCTCATGGATGTCATGTGATCCTTCACTATTTCTTGGATGTACTACTCTTGTTTTGTTTGTCCTTTGTTATTGAAATCAATGTCGAATTTTGTTCGTGCAGGCCTCATCCTAATGAATGTTCAGGGAGTGATCTTGATGGGGACATATATTTTGTTTCATGGGACCCAGATCTCATTCCAACTCGTATGGTGGCGCCTATGGACTATACTCCAGCACCAACAGAAACATTAGATCATGATGTTATGATTGAGGTATTTTATGTTTGTAGCCCAGATTGTTCATTTTTCATGCCATTCACGATAACGTCTGTACACCTGTTGGCTGTTGCCATGAACTGTCATTTAGTCGTGCTTCTGATTGTGAATTTCCTTTCGATTCTGGTTCTTGCATTTCTGAAGAGTTGACTACTTAAACCTATTTTCTGAGTCTGCAGGGTTTTAATTTATTTGTTTGTACTTCCGCCAGTCCAAAATGTAGATCTTTTTAGAGTTGAGCACATGAACTAGAGGTGGTGGTAACATGCCAATGTTACCCTTCATTCATTTCATGTGCTCTCTGTTCCTTCCAATACAATAAGTGCTACAGTATAGGCTCAATTCTTTGATGAAACTAATGTGGGGCTAGATTGGAACACATGAGAAGTGTATTGTGAATGTAGAAGGACCTACATTTTGGATGGAATTGAAAAGACTACAAGGACCTACGTTTTGGATCGGAGGAAGTAGGAAGATAAATCTGTTTCTTCTCATTGTCTATTACTTGCAAGGAAATTCCAAGCATCTTGTAAAACAAATCTGACACCCTGCTTTGGAACCACTCTAATATCATGCAGGAAGTACATGAGTATTTCACAAATTACATAGTTAACGAGAGTCTGGGAATCATTGCCAACGCACACGTAGTCTTTGCGGATAGGGAAATCCTGAAGGCTGAAAGTACACCATGCATTAAGCTGGCAGAGCTCTTCTCCATTGCTGTTGATTACCCAAAGACAGGAGTGCCGGCTCAAATTCCGCCTGAACTACATGTGAAGGAGTACCCAGATTTCATGGAGAAGCTCGACAGGGCTAACTATGTATCCAAGGGAGTAATAGGGAAGCTCTACCGGGAAATTAAGAAGCAGAACCCTCACATTGGACACTTCACAAAGGATGTGGCAAGGCGGTCCTATGACACTGATTTGATAGTTGATGGCTACCAAGACTACATTACCGAAGCTGTGTGGTTCAAGGAACAGTATGACTTCAAGCTGGGTAATCTGATGGAGCACTACGGAATAAATAGCGAGGCTGAGATAATAAGTGGATGCATTCTTAAGATGGCAAATAATTTTACCAAGAAGAACGACGCCGATGCTATCAGGCTGGCGGTGAAATCTTTGCGGAAGGAAGCAAGGTCATGGTTCAGCGAGATGGGTTCAGATGAGAGCGGAGGTGGTCACGAGGCCTCGGACGCCAAGGCATCCGCTTGGTATCATGTTACCTATCACCCTGAGTACTGGGGTTGCTACAATGAAGGATATGATCACCGGCCACACTTCATCAGCTTTCCGTGGTGTGTCTATGACAAGCTGATTCTCATCAAGCGGAAGAAGAACTTTGTCAGGAAGATGCTCAATCTCGAGAACAGAATGAGACGAAGCACGATATTCGGCTGAGTGCGACCATCAGGTCGTTGTTGGTCTTGTACATATATTTGAACATGTCGATTCTTGTGCTAGAATGATCGCCGAAGAGCAATTGTAATTGTTGACTCAGATGTGTTAATGTACATGTGGCTACGAGCCTACGAAGTACTGCGAACCTTGTGGGCAAGCAGAAGTGTGTGGGCATTTGGATGCCGTCGTTGAATGTATTTCTGTGGTTTGATCTGTAATCTTACCCAGGTTTCCCCTGCTTTTAGGTCATATTCGTACTGCATTGCGTTGAAAATTTGAAATGTATGGAAGACCCAACTTCAGCTTGATTGTatgacaagtactccctccgtcccaaaatataagaacgtttttaacacaaGCATATGGAGTGAATTGCAAGAAACCATCACATTTGGGGCTTATCTTGCAGAAAACAACGTGGTCGCTAATCATTTACAAAAGCCACCGCGGATTCAGTAACAATTTTGTAAATTGCATTGAACATGTAATTCCGCGCGGTTGAGGGCGTTTCCGACATGTGGGGCCCAATATGCGTGACGTGGCGTAACGGACGCGCTGACGGCGCAATTTGAGCGTACATCTTGTCGAGCCGGACCGACCGACCGACGGCGCCCGACCAGACCAGATCTGCTCCGTCCTCTCCCTCCAGCTCCAATCCATGGCGACGACGAAACCTAGCGGCGTGGACGGGGGCGGGGGAGTTGCTGCCGGTGGGGATGCTCTTGGCGGCGGTGCTGGAGATCCACCGGAGTTCTGCGGGAGCTCCAATTCGTCGAGCGCGCTGCCTCTTCCCCAACCGCTGTCACCGCCGAAGTCGTTGGAATACGCGGCGGCTACTGCGTTCGCCCAGGCGGTGAAGGCCAATCCGACGGGCAGCCAccattttgcctcctccttcggcgGTGTGGAGTAAGTCATCCTCCTCCTTTGTCATTTCCCCGATTGGTATTCTAGGGTTAGGGTTGTAGTGTTAGGGTTCTATGGTTGGTGTTCTTGGGTAGTTGTAGTACAGCTAAGGTTGTAGTGTTAGGGTTCTAGCATTAGGGTTAGTGTTAGctgttaactgaattttcagtaaacTGTTAACTGTGTACTGAATTTATTGAACACTCGATAttgttaactgaattttttgaagATTGTTAAGTGGATTTtaacactgttaactgaatttctgTTGCCAACAATTTTAACTCTGTTAACTGAATATTGTGAACACTGTTAACTGTTAACTGAATTTATTGATAATTGTATgctgttaactgaattttgtttacACTGTTAACTGGATTTTAACACTCTAAACTGAATTTCTGTTGCCACCAATGAGACCTCTTAACAATAATTGTGAACACTGTTAAATGCATTTTATCTGAATTTGTAGCTTGGATGATGAAGAATGTGAAGTGAGGTTCCATTTCCTAGACAGAGATAACTTGAAAAGAACAATCTGTTTATCAGACATAACCTTCTGGAATCTCATTGCCCTAATAGAGGTAGAAGGCTATAGTTCAAGGGATTTTATGTATTATGTTAGAGATCCAGGAGTTGGTGTGTCAGGAATGGAAGAATTAACTGATGATGACAAGGTGGAAAAAATGTTGGATGACATAGCTAGTAAAGGAAAGAATGTTGTTAACATTACAGTTATGAGAAGTGATGCACCTAGACCAGTTGATTTGAACATTGGTCATGCTTATGAAGAGCAGGTTTCTTTGTCAGAAATAGGTGTACCAGTTGTCTATGAGGTAGACAATTCAGGAGTTCTTTTCCCCAGTCCaatgaaatgaaggaaatatgccctagaggcaataataaagttattatttatttccttatatcatgataaatgtttattattcatgctagaattgtattaaccggaaacataatacatgtgtgaatacatagacaaaaacagagagtcactagtatgcctctacttgactagctcgttaatcaaagatggttatgtttcctaaccatagacatgagttgtcatttgattaacgggatcacatcattaggagaatgatgtgattgacttgacccattccgttagcttagcacttgatcgtttagtttgttgctattgctttcttcataacttatacatgttcctatgattatgagattatgcaactcccttttaccggaggaacactttgtgtgctaccaaacgtcacaacgtaactgggtgatcataaaagtgctctacaggtgtctctgaaggtacttgttgggttggcgtatttcgagattaggatttgtcactccgattgtcgtagaggtatctctgggccctctcggtaatgcacatcactcaagccttgcaagcattgcaactaataagttagttgcaggatgatgtattacggaacgagtaaacagacttgccggtaacgggattgaactaggtattgagataccgatgatcgaatcttgggcaagtaacataccgatgacaaagggaacaacgtatgttgttatgcggtctgaccgataaagatcttcgtagaatatgtaggagccaatatgagcatccaggttccgctattggttattgaccggagacgtgtctcggtcatgtctacatagttctcgaacccgtagggtccgcacgcttaaagttcggtgacgatcgtaattagggtttttgtgttttgatgtaccgaaggttgttcggagtcccggatgtgatcacggacatgacgaggagtctcgaaatggtcgagacataaagattgatatattggaagcctatatttggatatcggaaacgttccgggtgaaatcgggattttatcggagtaccggggggttaccggaacccccccgggggttattgggcctacatgggccataagggagaagaggagggccggccagggcaggccgcgcgccccctccccctagtccgaataggataaggaaggggggggggggcgcccccctttcctctttctcccttcctccttccttttccaacaaggcaagaggggggagtcctactcccggttggagtaggactcctccaggcgcacccatagggccggccgcacctccccctctccctcctttatatactgaggcaagggggcacccatgacacacaagttgatcctcgtgatcgttccttagccgtgtgcggtgcccccttccaccatattccacctcggtcatatcgtagcggtgcttaggcgaagccctgcgtcggtagaacatcatcaccgtcatcacgccgtcatgctgacgaaactctccctcaacgttttgctagatcggaactcgagggacatcaccgagttgaacgtgtgcagaactcggaggtgccgtacgttcggtacttggatcggtcggatcaggaagacgtatgactacttcctctacgttgtgtcaacacttccgttgccggtctacgagggtacgtagacaacactcttccctctcattgctatgcatcaccatgatcttgcatgtgcgtaggattttttttgaaattactacattccccaacactggcatccgagcctaggttttatgcgttgatgttgtgcacgagtagaacacaagtgagttgtgggcgatataagtcatactgcttaccagcatgtcatactttggttcagcggtattgttggatgaagcggcccagaccgacattacgcgtacgcttacgcgagactggttctaccgacgtgctttgcacacaggtggctggcgggtgtcagtttctccaactatagttgaaccaagtgtggctatgccctgtccttgcgaaggttaaaacaacaccaacttgacaaactatcgttgtggttttgatgcgtaggtaagaacggttcttgctaagcccgtagcagccacgcaaaacttgcaacaacaaagtagaggacatctaacttgtttttgcagggcatgttgtgatgtgatatggtcaagacatgatgctaaattttattgtatgagatgatcatgttttgtaaccaagttatcggcaactagcaggagccatatggttgtcgctttattgtatgcaatgcaattgcgctatactgctttactttatcactaagcggtagcgatagtcgtggaagcataagattggcgagacgacaacgatgctacgatggtgatcaaggtgtcgcgtcggtgacgatggtgatcatgaaggtgcttcggagatggagatcacaagcacaagatgatgatggccatatcatatcacttatattgattgcatgtgatgtttatcttttatgcatcttatcttgctttgattgacgatagcattataagatgattccccactaaattatcaaagtataagtgttctccctgagtatgcaccgttgcaaaagttcttcgtgctgagacaccacgtgatgatcgggtgtgataggctctacgttcaaatacaacgggtgcaaaacagttgcacacgcggaatactcaggtttaacttgacgagcctagcatataacagatatggcctcggaacacggagacctaaaggtcgagcgtgaatcatatagtagatatgatcaacatattgatgttcaccattgatactactccatctcacgtgatgatcggacatggtttagttgatttggatcacgtgatcacttagaggattagagggatatctttctaagtgggagttcttaagtaatatgattaattgaacttaaatttatcatgaacttagtacctgatagtatcttgcttgtctatgtttgattgtagatagatggctcgtgctgttgttccgttgaattttaatgcgttccttgagaaagcaaagttgaaagatgatggtagcaattacacggactgggtccgtaacttgaggattatcctcattgctgcacagaagaattacgtcctggaagcaccgctaagtgccaagcctgctgcaggagcgacaccagatgttatgaacgtctggcagagcaaagctgatgactactcgatagtttagtgtgccatgctttacggcttagaaccgggtcttcaacgacgttttgaatgtcatggagcatatgagatgttccaggagttgaagttaatatttcaagcaaatgcccggattgagagatatgaagtctccaataagttctattgctgcaagatggaggagaatagttctgtcagtgaacatatactcaaaaatgtctgggtatcataatc
This window contains:
- the LOC123128327 gene encoding probable RNA-dependent RNA polymerase 1 — encoded protein: MGGKTIQVSGFPSTVNADHVKDLLEKIVGTGNVFAIKLRPPKNISANSKSFAIVQFQSEAHASLVLNAARRNALRSGSNHLKARYAERDIVPRPRTTIFNLQDATLHFGCLLREKVLSVLWSGTNVSVEFGFAMKRIDFCLIYNSKKYKLELSYESIWEIQLHRPPGLQKKFLLIQVQAAPKIYEQNIRRSGSMYDDPLFNYSRDDTDDQWTRTTDFTPSASIGQSYILCLELPHICYLPNIREYFVYYEVHDDVFHLQHGHSYSSNTCFVPVVKSHHFTDVPYEILFKINHLVQNGTLSGPTLDDNFYRLVSPGYECIDHIKRALEKMSYLKKTCLNPTKWLSEQYKKNRRSRYMLKSPNITLDDDGLVYVYRVQITPAKVYFYGPEINVSNRVVRHYAADLDNFLRISFVDEDCEKLRSTDLSQRSAPGNNTRRTALYNRVLSVLSNGITIGDKHFDFLAFSSSQLRDNSAWMFASRTGLSASDIREWMGDFRNIRNVAKYAARLGQSFSSSTETLKVHKYEVKEAPDVTNGTKYVFSDGIGTISADFADEVSKKCNLTCFTPSAFQIRYGGYKGVVAIDPTSRWKLSLRKSMSKFQSENITLDVLAYSKYQPCFLNRQLITLLSTLGVRDSIFELKQQEAVKQLNRMVAEPQAAIDAIELMPMGEVTNVVKELLLCGYQPDLEPYVSMLLQTFRASKLLELKTRSRIFVPKGRAMMGCLDETRTLEYGQVFIQVSNSADNRGKSIVTGKVVVAKNPCIHPGDIRILQAVQSPLLGHMVNCVVFPQLGPRPHPNECSGSDLDGDIYFVSWDPDLIPTRMVAPMDYTPAPTETLDHDVMIEEVHEYFTNYIVNESLGIIANAHVVFADREILKAESTPCIKLAELFSIAVDYPKTGVPAQIPPELHVKEYPDFMEKLDRANYVSKGVIGKLYREIKKQNPHIGHFTKDVARRSYDTDLIVDGYQDYITEAVWFKEQYDFKLGNLMEHYGINSEAEIISGCILKMANNFTKKNDADAIRLAVKSLRKEARSWFSEMGSDESGGGHEASDAKASAWYHVTYHPEYWGCYNEGYDHRPHFISFPWCVYDKLILIKRKKNFVRKMLNLENRMRRSTIFG